One genomic window of Polyangium aurulentum includes the following:
- a CDS encoding SpvB/TcaC N-terminal domain-containing protein yields the protein MEQKGFAPKPKITAPEAVKAPSPSLPKGGGAVRGLGEKFAASLVSGTGSLTVPIAVSPGRGGFGPELAVAYDSGGGNGPFGVGFRLSVPSITRKTERGLPEYEDFRDSDVFILSGAEDLVPKLDDEDEDGQWTRDFVETGGVRIDRYRPRVEGLFARIERIKEADGNVYWRATTKDNITSIYGKSPAARISKPGVPGKVYSWLLERTEDARGNVIVYEYKAENLDNVPQAIHERHRIGSDEPGANRYLKRIRYGNTVPFASGGAFLFEVVFDYGEHDAAAPTPAEAQPWPCRQDPFSNYRATFELRTYRLCRRALMFHHFPELGQDPVLVRSTDFSYVESPALSRLVSVTQSGYIKTANGYAKKSLPPLELAYSLPELHTAVKLLDPRSLEDLPTGVDGRFARWVDLDGEGLPGVLCEQQGAFYYKQNLGDGHLAPARLLASRPAMASSGRAQLLDVGSEGRQCLVELSPEGVSGYHERTPEGGWGPFLPFPAQPNVDWNDPRVRFIDLSGDGLEDILVTTDHVQLWYPSLGKGGWGPPRPLPRIYDEEKSPTLVFADTTQAIFVADMSGDGLPDIVRIRNGNVCYWPNLGHGRFGAKVQMAKAPLFDDSHRFDPRRIRLADIDGTGTTDIVYVAGDGAVLAFNQAGNAWSEPKKLPGFPTADSMSTVSVIDLLGTGTACLVWSSPWRGVAQPPMRYIDLLGSKKPYLLTSVKNNLGAETKLEYAPSTKFYLQDLKAGKPWVTRLSFPVHVLTRVETYDAVSKTRFISTYKYHHGYYDGAEREFRGFGLVEQLDSESFSGEHGKGLFADAPPVDEEFHLPPVHTKTWFHTGAFFEANKIAKQFEKEYYALDAQAPMLPDAVLKLTRHTPKDIREACRALKGQMLRQEVYALDGSSAEPHPYVVTEVCPEIRQVQPVTEKAFGSFFAYVRESVEAHYERDASDPRVVHTLALEVDPFGHVKRSASVAYARRANAQTLPEQGLLATYSESEVVNEIGPNGGYRLGVPVESKTYELTGLSKTQSALLSFQQILNFIDDPGTDTIAYEVVPDGTPQKRLVEHVRQVYYNSTTLAGSSPAALPLGTIDALALPYETYALAFTPGLLTEAYGTRVTSALLTEGGYLAQDGVYWVRTGRQVFDPAKFYLPVTVLDPFGNSAAIAYDAHNLLATSVVDPIDNTVTVENDYRVLGPTLVTDPNGNRSAVQLDELGMVVATAVMGKVGSSDGDTLAAPTTTFDYDLDRFRTSGKPNVVHSTARERHGDPTTPWQHSYTYLDGLGREHMKKVQAEPGQAPVRDPNGGLVKDQNGELVLANASPRWVGTGRVVVDNKGNPVKQYEPFFSATHEYEDEEELVEWGVTPILRYDPLGRLIRTDLPNGTHSRVEFTPWQQKSWDGNDTVLEAGNPWYAARQASATPTPSAQEQRVADLTEEHVGTPAAVHFDVLGRPVRGVEHNGAAGQYTTKATLDIEGNPVAIIDARGNTAMEYVFDMLGRTLYQKSVDSGERWMFANVLGNPIRGWDSRGHTVRSVYDVLHRRTELWVKKNADPEVLAEKSLYGEGQPNPEVKNLRGKVYQVKDGAGVVTSVEYDFKGNLLESQRQLTTNYATQLDWSGSVALEAEVFTQTTAYDGLNRPTSLTTPDQSEMKPVYNEASLLEKVEVRIRGAATWTTFVDDMDYDAKGQRGRIAYGNGVITEYSYDPLTFRLTRIKTTRTSDAALLQDLRYTYDPVGNIVEIADLAQSDIYYNNEHVKPVWKYEYDAIYRLIEATGREHAGQNADIQQDENGFPLVNTPNPNDPQAMRHYTEQYAYDAVGNILKMIHQVLGATGGWTRRYDVATGSNRLLGTSLPGDTVGQFSATYPHDSHGNMTAMLHLQEIGWDFKDQKREVDKGGGGKVYFTYDAAGQRVRKVWEHSGIVEERIYLGSFEIYRRHELGTVVLERETLHMMDDARRIAMVETKTVDTNAPPFTPTPRLRYQIGNHLGSAALELDGAGLVISYEEYHPYGTTAFHAVASGVEVSAKRYRYTGKERDEETGLYYHGARYYAPWLGRWASADPIGIQGGISLYEYAAGNPVRFNDPNGHQPLNAQDPNVQRLREHGVSDQDILRLLALKPNASPRGAAAAGSGVPGRPPKPRIDPPPASPPSPPTAPPGLGQPSDANALEGPGKHHGPGGKGSGNAEGNGMGTGPGSTLLDNAVFIQGMLGMTPPSDDGVSGGVPGGFGKKENASEVGQGAWLAVTLFWGKAVEAVKKLGSLGKSAAQTISAKAEQWLGNKTGAPKPPQTAPLKASGGPVEPATSAADATGTVWDGVKATGDLLPGTSIPKSFELATSQGSFWVHPNATKHMAEFLTRNGVSHGTPMNNQAMLTSFQAAVEAATTQGIRFGEMMQVGRWELIFSKRAGDVLPVVKHALYR from the coding sequence CGGCGCGCATCTCGAAGCCGGGCGTACCGGGCAAGGTGTACTCGTGGTTGCTCGAGCGTACGGAAGACGCACGCGGGAACGTCATCGTCTACGAGTACAAGGCTGAGAACCTCGACAACGTTCCCCAGGCGATTCACGAGCGGCACCGCATCGGGTCGGATGAGCCGGGCGCGAACCGCTACCTGAAGCGTATTCGCTACGGAAACACCGTGCCGTTCGCTTCGGGAGGCGCCTTCCTCTTCGAGGTCGTCTTCGATTACGGAGAGCACGACGCAGCGGCGCCGACGCCCGCAGAGGCGCAGCCCTGGCCTTGCCGGCAGGACCCGTTCTCGAATTATCGCGCCACGTTCGAGCTCCGCACGTACCGCCTCTGTAGGCGCGCGCTGATGTTCCACCACTTCCCCGAGCTCGGACAGGATCCAGTACTCGTGCGCTCGACGGATTTTTCCTACGTCGAGAGCCCGGCGCTGTCGCGCCTCGTCTCGGTCACGCAATCGGGGTACATCAAGACCGCGAACGGGTATGCGAAGAAGTCGCTGCCTCCGCTCGAGCTCGCGTACTCGCTGCCCGAGCTGCACACCGCGGTAAAGCTGCTCGACCCCCGCAGCCTGGAAGACTTGCCCACTGGCGTCGACGGGCGATTTGCGCGCTGGGTCGACCTAGATGGCGAGGGCCTACCGGGTGTGCTTTGCGAGCAGCAGGGGGCCTTCTATTATAAACAGAACCTCGGCGACGGGCACCTCGCGCCCGCGCGGCTCCTCGCGAGCCGGCCGGCCATGGCGTCCAGCGGCCGTGCGCAGCTCCTCGACGTGGGCAGCGAGGGTCGGCAATGCCTCGTGGAACTCTCTCCCGAGGGCGTATCCGGCTACCACGAACGCACGCCCGAGGGAGGCTGGGGGCCGTTCTTGCCTTTTCCCGCGCAGCCAAACGTCGATTGGAACGACCCGCGGGTGCGGTTCATCGATCTTTCGGGTGATGGGCTCGAGGACATCCTGGTCACGACTGACCACGTACAGCTCTGGTATCCGTCGCTCGGTAAAGGGGGGTGGGGGCCGCCGCGGCCGTTGCCCAGGATCTACGACGAGGAGAAGAGCCCGACGCTCGTCTTCGCGGACACGACGCAGGCCATCTTCGTGGCGGACATGAGTGGCGACGGGCTGCCGGACATCGTCCGGATTCGAAATGGCAACGTCTGCTACTGGCCGAACCTGGGCCATGGCCGCTTCGGTGCCAAGGTGCAGATGGCGAAAGCGCCGCTATTCGATGACTCGCACAGGTTTGACCCGCGCCGGATCCGCCTGGCTGATATCGACGGGACAGGGACCACGGACATCGTGTACGTGGCGGGCGATGGTGCCGTCCTTGCGTTCAACCAGGCGGGCAATGCCTGGAGCGAGCCAAAGAAGCTGCCGGGCTTTCCGACGGCGGATTCGATGTCCACGGTGAGCGTGATCGACTTGCTCGGGACGGGCACGGCCTGTCTGGTATGGTCCTCGCCATGGCGAGGCGTGGCGCAGCCGCCGATGCGGTACATCGACTTGCTCGGCAGCAAGAAGCCGTACTTGCTCACCTCGGTGAAGAACAACCTCGGGGCGGAAACGAAGCTCGAATATGCGCCCTCGACGAAGTTCTACCTGCAGGATTTGAAAGCCGGGAAGCCGTGGGTCACGCGGCTTTCGTTCCCGGTGCACGTGCTCACGCGGGTGGAGACGTACGACGCGGTCAGCAAGACGCGGTTCATCAGCACGTACAAATACCACCATGGGTATTACGACGGCGCCGAGCGAGAGTTCAGGGGGTTCGGCCTCGTCGAGCAGCTCGATTCGGAGTCGTTCTCGGGCGAGCACGGAAAGGGTCTTTTCGCGGATGCTCCGCCGGTGGATGAGGAGTTCCACCTGCCGCCTGTCCACACGAAGACCTGGTTCCATACGGGCGCATTTTTCGAAGCGAACAAGATCGCGAAGCAATTCGAGAAGGAGTATTACGCGCTCGATGCGCAGGCCCCGATGCTGCCGGATGCCGTACTGAAGCTCACGCGCCACACGCCGAAGGACATCCGCGAGGCGTGCCGGGCGCTCAAGGGGCAGATGCTCCGGCAGGAGGTCTATGCCCTCGATGGATCATCGGCGGAGCCGCATCCGTACGTGGTGACGGAGGTCTGCCCAGAGATCCGGCAGGTGCAGCCGGTGACGGAGAAGGCTTTCGGGTCGTTTTTCGCGTATGTTCGCGAGAGCGTCGAGGCGCATTACGAACGCGATGCGAGCGATCCCCGCGTCGTTCACACGCTGGCGCTGGAGGTGGATCCCTTCGGCCATGTGAAGCGCTCGGCCTCGGTCGCCTATGCGCGGCGCGCGAACGCCCAGACTCTGCCTGAGCAGGGGCTGCTCGCGACGTATAGTGAGAGCGAGGTGGTGAACGAGATCGGCCCGAACGGCGGATACCGGCTTGGCGTGCCCGTCGAGTCGAAGACCTACGAGCTCACGGGGTTGTCCAAGACGCAGAGTGCGCTGCTGTCCTTCCAGCAAATACTCAATTTCATCGACGACCCTGGCACCGACACCATTGCGTACGAGGTGGTGCCGGACGGTACGCCGCAGAAGCGCCTCGTCGAGCACGTGCGACAGGTATACTACAATAGCACGACCCTTGCGGGTTCCTCGCCGGCGGCTCTGCCCCTTGGAACCATTGACGCGCTCGCGCTGCCCTACGAGACGTATGCCCTTGCGTTCACCCCGGGGCTCTTGACCGAGGCGTACGGCACGCGGGTGACCTCGGCGCTCCTCACCGAGGGCGGCTATCTCGCGCAGGATGGCGTCTACTGGGTGCGGACCGGACGACAGGTCTTCGATCCCGCGAAGTTCTATCTGCCCGTGACGGTGCTCGACCCGTTCGGCAATAGCGCGGCCATCGCCTACGACGCCCATAATCTGCTCGCGACCTCGGTCGTCGATCCCATTGACAATACCGTCACGGTTGAGAACGACTACCGCGTCCTCGGCCCCACGCTTGTCACCGATCCGAACGGCAACCGGAGCGCGGTGCAGCTCGACGAGCTCGGGATGGTCGTGGCCACCGCAGTGATGGGCAAGGTTGGCTCGAGCGACGGCGACACCTTGGCCGCTCCGACCACGACGTTCGACTACGACCTCGACCGCTTCCGCACCAGCGGCAAGCCCAATGTGGTGCACTCCACGGCCCGTGAGCGGCACGGGGACCCCACGACGCCCTGGCAGCACAGCTACACCTATCTCGACGGCCTAGGGCGCGAGCACATGAAGAAGGTCCAGGCCGAGCCCGGGCAGGCGCCGGTTCGCGATCCGAACGGCGGGCTTGTCAAGGACCAGAACGGGGAGCTAGTCTTGGCCAACGCCTCGCCGCGGTGGGTGGGCACGGGGCGCGTGGTCGTTGACAACAAGGGCAATCCCGTCAAGCAGTACGAGCCGTTTTTTTCGGCCACCCACGAATACGAGGACGAAGAGGAGCTGGTCGAGTGGGGCGTGACGCCGATCCTGCGTTACGACCCGCTCGGTCGGCTGATCCGGACGGACCTGCCGAACGGGACGCATTCGCGCGTGGAGTTCACGCCCTGGCAGCAGAAGAGCTGGGACGGGAACGATACGGTGCTCGAGGCCGGAAACCCGTGGTATGCCGCGAGGCAGGCGAGCGCGACGCCCACGCCTTCGGCGCAGGAGCAGCGGGTGGCAGATCTCACGGAGGAGCATGTCGGGACGCCGGCGGCGGTGCACTTCGATGTGCTGGGCCGGCCGGTGCGCGGAGTCGAGCACAACGGGGCCGCGGGGCAGTACACGACCAAGGCCACGCTCGATATTGAAGGGAATCCTGTCGCGATCATCGACGCGCGGGGAAACACCGCGATGGAGTACGTGTTCGACATGCTTGGTCGAACGCTGTACCAGAAGAGCGTCGATTCGGGCGAGCGTTGGATGTTTGCCAACGTGCTTGGTAATCCGATTCGGGGATGGGATAGCCGGGGGCACACGGTGCGATCGGTGTATGACGTGCTGCACCGACGCACGGAACTCTGGGTAAAAAAGAATGCGGACCCGGAGGTGCTCGCGGAGAAGTCGCTCTACGGCGAGGGGCAGCCGAACCCGGAGGTGAAGAACCTGCGCGGGAAGGTGTACCAGGTCAAGGATGGGGCCGGCGTCGTCACCTCGGTCGAGTACGACTTCAAGGGCAATTTGCTGGAGAGCCAGCGGCAACTGACCACGAACTATGCGACGCAGCTCGATTGGTCGGGCTCCGTGGCGCTGGAGGCGGAGGTCTTCACGCAGACGACGGCGTATGACGGACTGAACCGTCCTACGAGCCTCACCACGCCGGATCAGAGCGAGATGAAGCCCGTGTACAACGAGGCGAGCTTGCTCGAGAAGGTCGAGGTGCGGATCCGGGGGGCTGCCACCTGGACGACGTTCGTCGACGACATGGATTACGATGCGAAGGGACAGCGAGGCAGGATTGCTTACGGCAATGGCGTCATCACCGAGTACAGCTACGACCCGCTCACCTTTCGGCTGACCAGGATCAAGACGACGCGGACCTCTGATGCGGCGCTGCTCCAGGATCTGCGGTACACGTACGATCCGGTCGGCAACATCGTCGAGATCGCCGATCTCGCGCAGAGCGACATCTACTACAACAACGAGCACGTCAAGCCGGTCTGGAAGTACGAGTACGACGCAATCTACCGGCTGATCGAAGCGACAGGCCGGGAACATGCGGGGCAAAACGCCGACATCCAGCAGGATGAGAACGGCTTTCCGCTGGTGAACACTCCCAATCCGAACGATCCGCAGGCAATGCGGCACTATACGGAGCAGTACGCGTACGACGCGGTCGGGAACATCTTGAAGATGATCCACCAGGTCCTCGGCGCGACGGGGGGCTGGACCCGGCGGTACGATGTTGCCACGGGGAGCAATCGGCTGCTCGGGACGAGCCTGCCGGGGGATACCGTGGGGCAGTTCTCCGCGACATACCCGCATGACTCCCACGGCAACATGACCGCGATGCTCCACCTGCAGGAGATCGGGTGGGACTTCAAGGACCAGAAGCGTGAGGTCGATAAGGGCGGCGGTGGGAAGGTGTACTTCACGTACGACGCTGCGGGGCAGCGGGTTCGGAAGGTCTGGGAGCACAGCGGGATCGTTGAGGAGCGGATTTACCTTGGCAGCTTCGAGATTTACCGACGGCACGAGCTCGGGACGGTTGTGCTGGAGCGCGAGACGCTCCACATGATGGACGATGCGCGGCGGATCGCGATGGTGGAGACGAAGACAGTGGATACGAATGCGCCGCCGTTTACGCCGACACCAAGGCTTCGCTACCAAATCGGTAACCATCTAGGCTCGGCCGCGTTGGAGTTGGATGGGGCGGGGCTGGTGATCAGCTACGAGGAGTATCACCCCTACGGAACGACTGCCTTCCACGCTGTGGCGAGCGGAGTGGAGGTCAGCGCGAAGCGGTACAGATACACGGGGAAGGAGAGGGACGAGGAAACGGGGCTCTACTACCATGGGGCGAGGTACTACGCGCCGTGGCTCGGGAGATGGGCGAGCGCAGATCCGATAGGCATCCAGGGCGGGATCAGCCTGTACGAGTACGCGGCGGGAAATCCCGTGCGATTCAACGACCCCAATGGGCATCAGCCGCTAAACGCACAAGACCCAAACGTCCAGCGCCTAAGGGAACATGGCGTCTCCGACCAGGACATATTGAGGCTGCTCGCGCTGAAGCCGAATGCATCACCACGAGGGGCTGCCGCTGCGGGCTCCGGGGTGCCTGGACGTCCGCCGAAGCCACGCATCGATCCTCCGCCCGCGTCGCCCCCGAGTCCTCCCACAGCCCCGCCGGGGCTAGGACAACCGAGTGACGCGAACGCCTTGGAGGGTCCCGGTAAACACCACGGACCGGGCGGCAAGGGATCCGGCAACGCCGAAGGAAACGGTATGGGTACGGGACCTGGGTCTACGCTACTCGACAATGCGGTGTTCATCCAGGGAATGTTGGGGATGACGCCTCCGAGCGACGATGGCGTGAGTGGCGGCGTTCCGGGTGGCTTTGGCAAAAAAGAGAATGCCAGCGAGGTCGGGCAGGGCGCATGGCTTGCGGTGACTCTCTTTTGGGGTAAGGCCGTAGAAGCGGTTAAGAAGCTTGGATCGCTGGGAAAGTCTGCCGCGCAAACGATATCAGCTAAAGCCGAACAGTGGCTTGGAAATAAGACTGGCGCGCCGAAACCTCCTCAGACCGCCCCGTTAAAAGCGTCGGGGGGGCCTGTTGAACCAGCCACGTCGGCCGCGGATGCAACAGGTACCGTCTGGGACGGGGTGAAAGCAACCGGTGACCTCCTGCCAGGCACGTCGATTCCGAAGTCATTTGAGTTGGCGACTTCTCAGGGGTCGTTTTGGGTGCACCCCAACGCCACGAAGCACATGGCCGAATTCCTGACGCGGAATGGCGTTTCCCACGGAACACCGATGAACAATCAAGCGATGCTGACGAGCTTCCAGGCAGCCGTGGAGGCGGCGACCACGCAGGGTATTCGCTTTGGTGAAATGATGCAGGTTGGGCGATGGGAGTTGATCTTTAGCAAGCGTGCTGGCGACGTATTGCCCGTAGTCAAGCACGCGCTGTACAGGTGA